Proteins encoded together in one Variovorax paradoxus window:
- the pilQ gene encoding type IV pilus secretin PilQ, translating into MNQKKSTMAQRLRAAGLGLLAFGAFAMAHAQNAIEAVTSSTQSGAEVIRIDLAQPLTAVPTGFAVQTPARIALDFPGVTNAIGRSAIEVNQGNLRSVNVVQAGERSRVVLNLKQATAYKAEIQGKSLLVILEPVAGTALASSTPTVFAENRNRDTLPLRDVDFRLGSDNTGRVIVDLPNNQVGVDVRQQGKNLVVEFTKSTLPEGLRRRLDVADFNTPVQLITSQQSGDRVRMTIEAKGDWEHSAYQSENQFVVEVRARKVDPTKLTQGVGYNGEKLSLNFQNIEIRSLLQVIADFTNFNIVTSDSVTGALTLRLKDVPWDQALDIIMQAKNLGMRKNGSVLWIAPKDEINAKEKLEFEAKAAIENLEPLRTQSFQLNYTKAIAIAQGLTGTGASSGGGGGSGTTTRILSPRGSVIAESRTNQLFVSDVPSRLAQVSELIQKLDIPVRQVLIEARIVEASDTFGKSLGVRLGGGISRERVASANGSPAYGTFGVMPTTTTGGVGAAAATWTNSNFINLPAGDAGGTGNSPGTFAISLFNSSLSRMLNLEISALEADGKGKLVSSPRVITADQTKALIEQGEEIPYQQATSSGATSISFRKAVLKLEVTPQITPEGNIILTLDVSKDARGVNTSAGPAINTKHVQTEVLVENGGTVVIGGIFELTETNDESRVPVLGEVPYLGALFRKRERVANKTEMLVFITPKMITDRNAAR; encoded by the coding sequence ATGAATCAGAAAAAATCAACAATGGCACAGCGGCTGCGAGCTGCCGGGCTGGGTCTGCTGGCATTCGGTGCATTTGCCATGGCGCATGCGCAAAACGCCATCGAAGCGGTGACCAGTTCGACGCAATCCGGCGCCGAGGTGATCCGCATCGACCTGGCCCAGCCGCTCACGGCGGTGCCGACCGGCTTTGCCGTTCAGACGCCGGCGCGCATTGCGCTTGATTTCCCGGGCGTTACCAATGCCATCGGCCGCTCCGCCATCGAGGTGAACCAGGGCAACCTGCGTTCCGTCAATGTGGTCCAGGCCGGCGAGCGCAGCCGCGTGGTGCTGAACCTCAAGCAGGCAACTGCCTACAAGGCCGAGATCCAGGGCAAGTCGCTGCTGGTGATTCTCGAGCCGGTGGCCGGTACGGCGCTGGCTTCGTCCACGCCCACCGTGTTTGCCGAAAACCGCAACCGCGACACGCTCCCGCTGCGCGACGTCGACTTCCGCCTCGGCTCGGACAACACCGGCCGCGTGATCGTCGACCTGCCGAACAACCAGGTGGGCGTCGATGTGCGCCAGCAGGGCAAGAACCTCGTCGTCGAATTCACCAAGTCGACGCTACCCGAGGGCCTGCGCCGCCGGCTGGACGTGGCCGACTTCAACACGCCGGTCCAGCTGATCACGTCGCAACAGTCGGGCGACCGCGTTCGCATGACGATCGAGGCCAAGGGCGACTGGGAGCACAGCGCCTACCAGAGCGAGAACCAGTTCGTCGTCGAAGTGCGTGCCCGCAAGGTCGATCCGACCAAGCTGACGCAAGGCGTGGGCTACAACGGCGAGAAGCTCTCGCTGAACTTCCAGAACATCGAGATCCGCTCGCTGCTGCAGGTGATTGCCGACTTCACGAACTTCAACATCGTGACTTCCGATTCGGTCACCGGCGCGCTGACGCTGCGGCTGAAGGACGTGCCGTGGGACCAGGCCCTGGACATCATCATGCAGGCGAAGAACCTGGGCATGCGCAAGAACGGCAGCGTGCTCTGGATTGCGCCCAAGGATGAAATCAACGCCAAGGAAAAGCTCGAGTTCGAAGCCAAGGCCGCAATCGAGAACCTGGAGCCGCTGCGCACCCAGTCGTTCCAGCTCAACTACACCAAGGCAATTGCGATTGCCCAGGGCCTGACCGGCACCGGCGCTTCGTCGGGTGGTGGTGGAGGCTCCGGCACGACCACCCGCATCCTGAGCCCGCGCGGCAGCGTGATCGCCGAGTCGCGCACCAACCAGCTGTTCGTTTCCGATGTGCCGTCGCGGCTTGCACAGGTGAGCGAATTGATCCAGAAGCTCGACATTCCGGTTCGCCAGGTGCTGATCGAAGCGCGTATCGTGGAAGCTTCGGACACCTTCGGCAAGTCGCTCGGCGTGCGTCTGGGCGGCGGTATCTCCCGCGAACGCGTCGCGTCGGCCAACGGCAGTCCGGCCTACGGCACCTTCGGCGTGATGCCCACCACCACCACCGGCGGTGTCGGCGCCGCAGCAGCCACCTGGACCAACTCCAACTTCATCAACCTGCCTGCAGGCGATGCCGGCGGCACCGGCAATTCGCCCGGTACCTTCGCGATCTCGCTGTTCAACTCGAGCTTGTCGCGCATGCTGAACCTCGAGATCTCGGCGCTCGAAGCCGACGGCAAGGGCAAGCTGGTGTCCAGCCCCCGCGTCATCACGGCCGACCAGACGAAGGCGCTGATCGAGCAGGGCGAAGAAATTCCCTACCAGCAGGCCACCTCCAGCGGCGCAACCTCGATCTCGTTCCGCAAGGCGGTGCTGAAGCTCGAAGTGACGCCCCAGATCACGCCCGAAGGCAACATCATCCTGACGCTGGACGTGAGCAAGGATGCCCGCGGCGTCAACACCTCGGCAGGCCCGGCCATCAACACCAAGCACGTGCAGACCGAAGTGCTGGTCGAGAACGGCGGCACGGTCGTCATCGGTGGTATCTTCGAACTCACCGAAACCAATGACGAATCGCGCGTGCCGGTGCTGGGTGAAGTGCCCTACCTGGGTGCACTGTTCCGCAAGCGCGAACGCGTTGCCAACAAGACCGAAATGCTCGTCTTTATCACTCCGAAGATGATTACCGACCGCAACGCCGCGCGCTGA